A genomic stretch from Setaria viridis chromosome 1, Setaria_viridis_v4.0, whole genome shotgun sequence includes:
- the LOC117860806 gene encoding GDSL esterase/lipase At5g03980 yields MATMARTLLVAFMALLLVVGPCHARPAPQQAPNKLPAKEKAAAADGVTAIYNFGDSLSDTGNLLREGATGMLRHSMGPPYGSAIGGATGRCSDGYLMIDFLAKDLGLPLLNPYLDKGADFTHGVNFAVAGATALDAAALARRGVAVPHTNTSLAVQLQQFKDFMNANTRSPQEMREKLSHSLVMVGEIGGNDYNYAFSANKPAGNGERNLYNFGRMATGVVEAMALVPDVVQSVTSTARELLDMGATRLVIPGNFPLGCVPSYMSAVNEKDPAAYDANGCLMSLNLFAQMHNVLLQQEIRELRRSYPSATIAYADYFYAYVRMLRDAGKTGFDEGAVTKACCGAGGGEYNFDMERMCGAPGASVCARPEERISWDGVHLTQRAYRVMTDLLYHKGFASPAPVEFPRTSTSAGSLD; encoded by the coding sequence ATGGCAACCATGGCTCGCACCCTGCTCGTCGCGTTCATGGCGCtgctcctcgtcgtcggcccgTGCCACGCAAGGCCAGCGCCGCAACAGGCACCCAACAAGCTGCCAGCCaaagagaaggcggcggcggcggacggcgtcaCGGCCATCTACAACTTCGGCGACTCCCTGTCCGACACCGGGAACCTGCTCCGCGAAGGCGCCACCGGCATGCTGCGGCACAGCATGGGTCCTCCCTACGGCTCCGCCATCGGCGGCGCCACGGGCCGGTGCTCCGACGGGTACCTCATGATAGACTTCCTCGCCAAGGACCTCGGCCTGCCGCTTCTCAACCCGTACCTCGACAAGGGCGCCGACTTCACGCACGGCGTGAacttcgccgtcgccggtgcTACCGCcctcgacgcggcggcgctcgcgagGAGAGGGGTCGCTGTTCCCCACACCAACACCTCCCTGGCCGTCCAGCTGCAGCAGTTCAAGGACTTCATGAACGCAAACACCCGGTCGCCGCAGGAGATGCGCGAGAAGCTGTCCCACTCGCTGGTCATGGTGGGGGAGATCGGCGGCAACGATTACAACTACGCCTTCTCCGCGAACAAACCAGCGGGCAATGGCGAGCGCAACCTCTACAACTTCGGACGCATGGCGACCGGCGTGGTCGAGGCGATGGCGCTCGTCCCCGACGTGGTGCAGTCCGTGACGAGCACGGCCAGGGAGCTCCTCGACATGGGCGCGACGCGGCTGGTGATCCCGGGAAACTTCCCGCTGGGATGCGTGCCGAGCTACATGTCCGCCGTGAACGAGAAGGACCCGGCGGCCTACGACGCCAACGGCTGCCTCATGTCGCTCAACCTGTTCGCCCAGATGCACAACGTGCTGCTGCAGCAGGAGATCCGTGAGCTGCGCCGGTCCTACCCGAGCGCCACGATCGCCTACGCCGACTACTTCTACGCGTACGTGCGGATGCTGAGGGACGCCGGCAAGACGGGGTTCGACGAGGGCGCGGTGACCAAGGcgtgctgcggcgccggcggcggcgagtatAACTTCGACATGGAGCGGATgtgcggcgcgccgggcgcgTCGGTGTGCGCGAGGCCGGAGGAGCGCATCAGCTGGGACGGCGTGCACCTGACGCAGCGCGCGTACAGGGTCATGACCGACTTGCTCTACCACAAGGGATTCGCGTCCCCGGCGCCGGTAGAGTTCCCGCGTACCTCAACATCGGCGGGCAGCTTAGATTAA
- the LOC117855666 gene encoding GDSL esterase/lipase At5g03980, which yields MATMARTLLVAFMALLLVVRPCHARPAPQQAPNKLSAKEKAAAADGVTAIYNFGDSLSDTGNLLREGATGMLRHSMGSPYGSAIGGATGRCSDGYLMIDFLAKDLGLPLLNPYLDKGADFTHGVNFAVAGATALDAAALARRGVAVPHTNTSLAVQLQQFKDFMSANTRSPQEIREKLARSLVMVGEIGGNDYNYAFSENRPVAGGARNFYNFGRMAIGVVEAMALVPDVVRSVTDAARELLDMGATRVVIPGNFPLGCVPSYMSAVNETDPAAYDANGCLMSLNLFAQMHNVLLQQEIHELRRSYPSATIAYADYFYAYVRMLRDAGKTGFDEGAVTKACCGAGGGEYNFDMERMCGAPGASVCARPEERISWDGVHLTQRAYRVMTDLLYHKGFASPAPVELPRTSTSAGVLD from the coding sequence ATGGCGACCATGGCTCGCACCCTGCTCGTCGCGTTCATGGCGCTGCTCCTCGTCGTCCGCCCGTGCCACGCAAGGCCAGCGCCGCAACAGGCACCCAACAAGCTGTCAGCCaaagagaaggcggcggcggcggacggcgtcaCGGCCATCTACAACTTCGGCGACTCCCTGTCCGACACCGGGAACCTGCTCCGCGAAGGCGCCACCGGCATGCTGCGGCACAGCATGGGTTCTCCCTACGGCTCCGCCATCGGCGGCGCCACGGGCCGGTGCTCCGACGGGTACCTCATGATAGACTTCCTCGCCAAGGACCTCGGCCTGCCGCTTCTCAACCCGTACCTCGACAAGGGCGCCGACTTCACGCACGGCGTGAacttcgccgtcgccggtgcTACCGCcctcgacgcggcggcgctcgcgagGAGAGGGGTCGCTGTTCCCCACACCAACACCTCCCTGGCCGTCCAGCTGCAGCAGTTCAAGGACTTCATGAGCGCCAACACCCGTTCCCCGCAGGAGATCCGCGAGAAGCTGGCCCGGTCGCTGGTCATGGTGGGCGAGATCGGCGGGAACGACTACAACTACGCCTTCTCGGAGAACAGGCCGgttgccggcggcgcgcgcaaCTTCTACAACTTCGGGCGCATGGCGATCGGCGTGGTCGAGGCGATGGCGCTCGTCCCCGACGTGGTGCGGTCCGTCACGGACGCGGCCAGGGAGCTCCTCGACATGGGCGCGACGCGGGTGGTGATCCCGGGAAACTTCCCGCTGGGATGCGTGCCGAGCTACATGTCCGCCGTGAACGAGACGGACCCGGCGGCCTACGACGCCAACGGCTGCCTCATGTCGCTCAACCTGTTCGCCCAGATGCACAACGTGCTGCTGCAGCAGGAGATCCATGAGCTACGCCGGTCCTACCCGAGCGCCACGATCGCCTACGCCGACTACTTCTACGCGTACGTGCGGATGCTGAGGGACGCCGGCAAGACGGGGTTCGACGAGGGCGCGGTGACCAAGGcgtgctgcggcgccggcggcggcgagtacAACTTCGACATGGAGCGGATgtgcggcgcgccgggcgcgTCGGTGTGCGCGAGGCCGGAGGAGCGCATCAGCTGGGACGGCGTGCACCTGACGCAGCGCGCGTACAGGGTCATGACCGACTTGCTCTACCACAAGGGATTCGCGTCCCCGGCGCCGGTAGAGCTCCCGCGTACCTCAACATCGGCGGGCGTCCTTGATTAG
- the LOC117859273 gene encoding uncharacterized protein: MAKFNVVQKNKRQWKQDRKRAAHGEPGTGKLKQRTAPISMSGKRKRKIERRLNRDQKEAAMIKALENNMGDVDMVSAEESSEAAKGKSQVKVSVKKSSRIQIKRLKGKGRKKAKNAKPPTKDKVDAMVE, encoded by the exons atggcCAAGTTCAACGTGGTGCAGAAGAACAAGCGCCAGTGGAAGCAGGACCGCAAGCGCGCCGCGCATGGGGAGCCCGGCACCGGCAAGCTCAAGCAGCGGACCGCGCCCATCTCCATGTCCGGCAAGCGGAAGCGCAAGATCGAGCGCCGCCTCAACCGG GATCAGAAAGAGGCTGCGATGATTAAGGCTCTCGAGAACAACATGGGGGATGTCGACATGGTCTCTGCTGAAG AGTCTTCAGAAGCTGCAAAGGGCAAGTCTCAAGTGAAGGTCAGTGTGAAGAAAAGCTCCAGGATACAGATCAAAAGATTAAAAGGCAAAG GTAGAAAGAAAGCCAAAAATGCAAAGCCGCCTACAAAGGACAAAGTTGACGCCATGGTAGAATGA
- the LOC117860799 gene encoding 4-hydroxy-3-methylbut-2-en-1-yl diphosphate synthase (ferredoxin), chloroplastic → MATGVAPAPLPHVRVRDGGIGFTRSVDFAKVLSVPGVGTTRTGSSRGRALVVKCSSTGSDTMELEPSSEGSPLLVPRQKYCESIHQTRRRKTRTVMVGNVPLGSDHPIRIQTMTTSDTKDVAKTVEEVMRIADKGADIVRITVQGKKEADACFEIKNTLVQKNYNIPLVADIHFAPTVALRVAECFDKIRVNPGNFADRRAQFEQLEYTDDDYQKELEHIEKVFSPLVEKCKQYGRAMRIGTNHGSLSDRIMSYYGDSPRGMVESALEFARICRKLDFHNFVFSMKASNPVVMVQAYRLLVAEMYNLGWDYPLHLGVTEAGEGEDGRMKSAIGIGTLLMDGLGDTIRVSLTEPPEEEIDPCQRLANLGTQAANLQIGVAPFEEKHRHYFDFQRRSGQLPLQKEGEEVDYRNVLHRDGSVLMSVSLDQLKAPELLYRSLATKLVVGMPFKDLATVDSILLRELPPVEDTEARLALKRLVDISMGVLTPLSEQLTKPLPHAIALVNLDELSSGAHKLLPEGTRLAVTIRGDESYEQLDILKGVDDITMLLHNVPYGEERTGRVHAARRLFEYLQTNGLNFPVIHHIDFPKTIDRDALVIGAGANVGALLVDGLGDGVLLEAADQEFEFLRDTSFNLLQGCRMRNTKTEYVSCPSCGRTLFDLQEISAQIREKTSHLPGVSIAIMGCIVNGPGEMADADFGYVGGAPGKIDLYVGKTVVQRGIAMEGATDALIQLIKDNGRWVDPPAEE, encoded by the exons ATGGCCACCGGCGTGGCACCAGCCCCTCTCCCACATGTCAGGGTGCGCGATGGTGGCATCGGCTTCACCAGGAGCGTCGACTTTGCTAAGGTCTTGTCTGTTCCTGGCGTCGGAACTACAAGGACAGGCTCCTCGAGGGGCAGGGCGCTTGTggtgaagtgctcgagtactggtTCAGATACTATGGAGCTGGAGCCATCATCAGAAGGAAGCCCACTTTTAG TCCCCAGGCAAAAGTACTGTGAATCTATACACCagacaaggagaagaaaaacTCGTACTGTAATGGTGGGGAATGTCCCACTCGGTAGTGATCATCCCATAAGGATTCAGACCATGACGACTTCAGATACCAAGGATGTTGCCAAAACTGTAGAAGAG GTGATGAGGATAGCAGATAAAGGAGCTGATATTGTTAGAATAACCGTCCAGGGTAAGAAGGAGGCTGATGCCTGCTTTGAGATCAAGAACACCCTGGTTCAGAAGAA TTACAACATTCCACTAGTAGCCGATATTCATTTTGCTCCTACGGTAGCTTTAAGAGTGGCAGAATGCTTTGACAAAATTCGTGTGAACCCCGGAAATTTTG CTGATCGTCGGGCTCAGTTTGAGCAGCTGGAATATACAGATGACGATTACCAAAAAGAGCTTGAGCATATTGAGAAG GTATTTTCTCCATTAGTTGAGAAATGCAAGCAGTATGGGAGAGCAATGCGCATAGGAACAAATCATGGAAGTCTCTCTGACCGCATAATGAGTTACTATGGTGATTCTCCACGGGGAATG GTTGAGTCTGCTTTGGAATTTGCTAGGATATGTCGGAAGTTGGACTTTCACAACTTTGTATTTTCAATGAAAGCTAGTAACCCTGTTGTCATGGTCCAAGCATATCGCCTGCTTGTTGCAGAAATGTATAACCTAGGATGGGATTATCCCTTGCACTTGGGTGTTACCGAAGCTGGAGAGGGTGAAGATGGAAGGATGAAGTCTGCTATTGGCATTGGAACACTTCTAATG GATGGCTTGGGTGACACAATCCGTGTCTCCCTCacggaaccaccagaagaagaGATCGATCCTTGCCAAAGGTTGGCAAATCTTGGGACACAGGCTGCCAACCTTCAAATCGGAGTG GCCCCATTTGAAGAAAAGCACAGGCATTATTTTGATTTCCAGCGTAGGAGTGGTCAATTGCCTTTGCAGAAGGAG GGTGAGGAAGTTGACTACAGAAATGTCCTGCATCGTGATGGCTCTGTACTGATGTCAGTTTCCTTGGATCAGTTGAAG GCTCCTGAGCTCCTTTATAGGTCTCTTGCAACGAAGCTTGTGGTTGGCATGCCTTTCAAG GACCTTGCTACTGTAGATTCCATTCTTTTGAGGGAGCTCCCCCCTGTAGAAGATACTGAAGCT AGGCTTGCACTTAAAAGATTAGTTGACATCAGCATGGGCGTGTTGACCCCTTTATCGGAGCAGTTGACAAAGCCACTCCCACATGCAATTGCGCTTGTCAACCTTGACGAACTGTCAAGTGGTGCTCACAAACTTTTGCCAGAAG GCACCAGACTTGCTGTCACTATTCGCGGAGATGAATCGTACGAGCAGCTAGATATCCTTAAGGGTGTTGATGATATAACAATGCTGCTACATAATGTTCCATATGGTGAGGAGAGGACTGGTAGAGTACATGCTGCTAGGAG GTTATTTGAGTACTTACAGACCAATGGCTTGAACTTTCCTGTAATCCATCACATAGATTTCCCCAAAACCATTGACAG AGATGCTCTTGTCATTGGTGCCGGGGCCAATGTTGGTGCTCTCCTAGTCGATGGTCTTGGTGATGGTGTACTTCTTGAAGCTGCTGACCAGGAATTTGAGTTCCTGAGGGACACATCTTTCAACTTACTTCAGGGTTGCAGAATGCGCAACACAAAAACT GAATACGTGTCTTGTCCTTCGTGTGGGCGAACACTCTtcgaccttcaggaaatcagtgctCAGATTAGAGAAAAGACCTCTCATCTGCCAGGCGTCTCG ATCGCTATCATGGGTTGCATTGTCAATGGGCCAggagagatggccgatgctgaTTTTGGATACGTCGGAGGTGCTCCTGGAAAGATCGATCTTTACGTTGGCAAG ACCGTCGTGCAACGTGGCATCGCCATGGAAGGCGCCACCGACGCCTTGATCCAGCTGATCAAGGACAACGGCCGGTGGGTGGACCCTCCTGCCGAGGAGTAG
- the LOC117855645 gene encoding GDSL esterase/lipase At5g03980: MARIVLAALVALLLIVGPCHARPAPQQAAKEKAVADGITAIYNFGDSLSDTGNLLREGATGMLQYTTGPPYGSAISGATGRCSDGYLMIDFLAKDLGLPLLSPYLDKGADFTHGVNFAVAGATALDAAALARRGVAVPHTNTSLAVQLQQFKDFMSANTRSPQEIREKLARSLVMVGEIGGNDYNYAFSENRPVTGGARNFYNFGRMATGVVEAMALVPDVVRSVTNAARELLDMGATRLVIPGNFPLGCVPSYMSAANETDPAAYDANGCLMSLNLFAQMHNVLLQQEIRELRRSYPSATIAYGDYFYAYVQMLRDAGKTGFDEGAVTKACCGAGGGAYNFDMERMCGAPGASVCARPDERISWDGVHLTQSAYRVMTDLLYRKGFASPAPVEFPRT; encoded by the coding sequence ATGGCTCGCATCGTGCTCGCCGCGTTGGTGGCGCTGCTCCTCATCGTCGGCCCGTGCCACGCAAGGCCGGCACCGCAACAGGCGGCGAAGGAgaaggcggtggcggacggCATCACGGCCATCTACAACTTCGGCGACTCCCTGTCCGACACCGGGAACCTGCTCCGCGAAGGCGCCACCGGCATGCTCCAGTACACCACGGGCCCTCCCTACGGCTCCGCCATCAGCGGCGCCACGGGCCGGTGCTCCGACGGGTACCTCATGATAGACTTCCTCGCCAAGGACCTCGGCTTGCCGCTGCTCAGTCCGTACCTCGACAAGGGCGCCGACTTCACCCACGGCGTGAacttcgccgtcgccggtgccACCGCcctcgacgcggcggcgctcgcgagGAGAGGGGTCGCTGTCCCGCACACCAACACCTCCCTGGCCGTCCAGCTGCAGCAGTTCAAGGACTTCATGAGCGCCAACACCCGTTCCCCGCAGGAGATCCGCGAGAAGCTGGCCCGGTCGCTGGTCATGGTGGGCGAGATCGGTGGGAACGACTACAACTACGCCTTCTCGGAGAACAGGCCGGTGACCGGCGGCGCGCGCAACTTCTACAACTTCGGGCGCATGGCGACTGGCGTGGTCGAGGCGATGGCGCTCGTCCCGGACGTGGTGCGGTCCGTCACGAACGCGGCCAGGGAGCTCCTCGACATGGGCGCGACGCGGCTGGTGATCCCGGGAAACTTCCCGCTGGGATGCGTGCCGAGCTACATGTCCGCCGCGAACGAGACGGACCCGGCGGCCTACGACGCCAACGGCTGCCTCATGTCGCTCAACCTGTTCGCCCAGATGCACAACGTGCTGCTGCAGCAGGAAATCCGAGAGCTGCGCCGGTCGTACCCGAGCGCCACTATCGCCTACGGCGATTACTTCTACGCGTACGTGCAGATGCTGAGGGACGCCGGCAAGACGGGGTTCGACGAGGGTGCGGTGACCAAGGCGTGctgcggcgccggtggcggcgcgtaCAACTTCGACATGGAGCGGATgtgcggcgcgccgggcgcgTCGGTGTGCGCTAGGCCGGACGAGCGCATCAGCTGGGACGGCGTGCACCTGACACAGAGCGCGTACAGGGTCATGACCGACTTGCTCTACCGCAAGGGCTTCGCGTCCCCGGCGCCGGTAGAGTTCCCGCGTACCTGA
- the LOC117860817 gene encoding nicotinamidase 1 yields MRMGAEAAAAAASAEGLLRSRIPFQTDGELVLPPRGAGLVLVDLCNGFCTVGAGNLAPVAPNKQIEKMVGEAARLSKVFCDRNWPIFAFLDTHYTDKPEPPYPPHCIIGTGEENFVPDLEWLEKEPNVTVKRKSCIDGYISCIEKDGSSVFADWIGKYQIKTVLVLGICTDICVLDFASSTLAARNIDRVPPLQDVVIYSEGCATYDLPVEVATNIKGALAHPQDLMHHIGLYMAKGRGAKIVDRVVVEP; encoded by the exons ATGCGAATGggggcggaggccgccgccgccgccgcctccgccgaggGCCTGCTCCGGTCGCGGATCCCGTTCCAGACCGACGGGGAGCTCGTCCTCCCGCCGCGAGGGGCGGGGCTCGTACTCGTCGACCTCTGCAACGGCTTCTGCACCGTCGGCGCCGGGAACCTC GCTCCTGTTGCACCAAACAAGCAGATTGAAAAGATGGTGGGAGAGGCCGCTAGGCTCTCTAAGGTGTTCTGTGACAGAAACTGGCCAATCTTCGCGTTTCTTGATACCCACTATACAGATAAGCCGGAACCGCCATATCCCCCTCATTGTATCATTGGTACTGGGGAGGAGAATTTTGTTCCAG ATTTGGAGTGGTTGGAAAAGGAGCCAAATGTGACTGTAAAGAGGAAAAGTTGTATTGATGGGTACATCAGCTGCATAGAGAAGGATGGATCCAGTGTTTTTGCTGATTGGATTGGAAAATATCAAATCAAAACT GTCTTGGTGCTCGGAATATGCACAGACATCTGTGTTTTGGACTTTGCAAGCTCAACTCTGGCTGCTCGAAATATCGATCGAGTGCCTCCACTACAAGATGTTGTGATTTATTCAGAGGGGTGTGCTACATATGACCTTCCTGTTGAGGTTGCTACGAATATCAAAGGAGCTCTTGCCCATCCACAG GATCTTATGCATCATATCGGACTCTACATGGCCAAAGGAAGAGGTGCCAAGATAGTTGACAGGGTTGTTGTTGAACCTTGA
- the LOC117864855 gene encoding CMP-sialic acid transporter 5: MQRNGVVECSVCRNRMVAPSPRSVSRAYDKHRNKMSSKFRALNVFLVVGDCILVGLQPILVFMSKVDGKFQFSPISVNFLTEVMKVIFAVVMLIIQSRKQKVGEKPLLSRSTLIQAARNNVLLAVPALLYAINNYLKFIMQLYFNPATVKMLSNLKVLVIAVLLKFIMRRKFSVIQWEALALLLIGISINQLRTVPVGNTTFGLPVTAIAYIYTLVFVTVPSMASVYNEYALKSQYDTSIYLQNLFLYGYGAIFNFLGILGTALFQGPESFNILRGHSRATMFLICNNAAQGILSSFFFKYADTILKKYSSTVATIFTGLASAAFLGHTLTINFLLGISVVFISMHQFFSPLAKIKDDKPADLLELEDTQNHRSSESSFVNMTAGAADDASHRIGTDERQPLLPT, from the exons ATGCAGCGGAATGGGGTCGTGGAATGCAGCGTCTGCCGCAACCGGATGGTGGCGCCGAGCCCGCGGAGCGTGTCCAGGGCCTACGACAAGCACCGCAACAAGATGTCGTCCAAGTTCCGCGCGCTCAacgtcttcctcgtcgtcggcgaCTGCATCCTTGTCGGCCTCCAG CCCATCCTAGTGTTCATGTCAAAGGTTGATGGGAAGTTTCAGTTCAGTCCCATCAGTGTTAACTTTCTGACGGAGGTTATGAAAGTTATCTTTGCTGTCGTGATGCTCATAATTCAG TCTAGAAAGCAAAAGGTTGGAGAAAAGCCACTTTTGTCACGTTCAACCTTAATACAG GCAGCCCGTAATAATGTACTTCTAGCTGTTCCTGCTCTTCTATATGCCATCAACAATTACCTAAAATTTATCATGCAG TTGTACTTCAATCCTGCAACTGTGAAAATGCTAAGTAATCTAAAG GTACTGGTCATAGCTGTTCTTCTGAAATTTATAATGAGGAGGAAATTCTCGGTAATTCAG TGGGAAGCTCTTGCTTTATTGCTTATTGGAATCAGCATCAATCAACTTCGCACTGTACCTGTGGGCAATACCACATTTGGTCTTCCTGTCACTGCTATTGCGTACATATATACATTGGTTTTT GTAACTGTTCCTTCAATGGCCTCTGTCTACAATGAATATGCCTTGAAAAGCCAATATGACACTAGCATTTATCTCCAG AACTTGTTCCTGTACGGATATGGAGCAATATTCAACTTCCTTGGCATTCTTGGGACTGCCTTATTCCAAG GGCCAGAGAGTTTTAATATCCTTCGAGGACATTCAAGGGCCACAATGTTTCTCATATGTAACAATGCTGCACAAGGCATTCTATCTTCATTCTTTTTTAAGTATGCAG ACACAATTTTGAAGAAGTATTCATCAACTGTTGCCACAATATTTACTGGTCTCGCTTCTGCTGCATTTTTGGGACATACCTTGACCATTAATTTTCTCCTGGGCATATCAGTGGTGTTTATTTCAATGCACCAG TTCTTTTCTCCACTTGCTAAAATCAAAGATGACAAACCAGCTGACTTATTAGAGTTGGAAGACACACAAAACCATCG GTCATCTGAATCTTCTTTTGTAAATATGACTGCCGGTGCTGCTGATGAT GCAAGCCATCGGATTGGCACTGATGAGAGGCAACCGTTGCTGCCTACATGA